AGCGACTTCTTCGACAGCATCGGAACCGTAACTGGTCTGGCTGCTGAAGCGGACTTGCTAGAAGAAGATGGCGAAATTGAGCACATCCGCGAGATTCTTGTAGTTGACTCAGTTGCCGTTATGGCGGGTGCAGCAGCAGGCACATCCTCAAATACCGCATACATTGAATCAGCTTCAGGTGTTGGCGACGGTGCCCGTACAGGTATCGCAAGCATCGTGACGGGCGTAATGTTCTTGTTGGCTCTATTCCTAGCGCCACTAACCAAGATCGTCCCTTACGAAGCTGCTACTCCAGCACTCGTAGTTGTTGGGTTCTTGATGTTCACCCAGATCCGCAAGATTCCAATGGATGACTACGCATTAGCAATTCCATGCTTCTTGACCATCGTGCTAATGCCGTTCACTTACTCCATCACCAATGGTGTTGGTGCCGGCTTGGTTAGCTTTGTGTTGATTAAAGTTTGTCAGCGTAAGTTCAATGAAATCTCCGTAATCATGTGGATTATTTCATTGGCCTTCGTGCTGTACTTTGCTATCAATCCAATCAGCCAACTGATTAACTAAGCTCTTCAGTTAATCCTCCCAAAATTGAGGCGCATCCAAATCGGATGCGCCTCAATTTAATTTGAACTTAAAATTACTCTTCAACTTCTTCTTCATCGCGTGCTAGCCAAGTAGCAAGCCGTTCAATCGGGATTTCAAAATCAGGATTTAGGTCAACAAACTCCTGTAGCTTTGCAGCTAGCCAGCCCAAAGATACTTCTTCGTCACCACGTCGGTTTTCCAACTCTTCGATTCCACGATCAGTGAAGTACATAGTTACCCTCGTTATTCAAATGCTTGCGAAACAAGTGCTGCCTGTTCAACTTCATGGCGGTGATGTGAACCAACTGCTGGCGAAGATGATGAAGGACGGGAAACTAGCGTTAATGTGCGATTGATTACCGGTGGCAGATTTAACAGCATGAAACCGCCAGCCCCTTGGTTGCGTGGCTCCTCCTGGACCCAACGTACCTCTTTAAGATTCGGGAATGAAGCAATTTCTGGAGGCAGCGTTATTTGCGGGAGCGGGTAGAGGCGTTCAAGTCTGATTATTGCCACATCCTTACGACCTAGCTTTTCGCGCTCGGCGATTAAGTCATAGTAGACCTTGCCACTGCAGAGTAGCACCGTAGTAACTACTGATTTATCAACCGAAGTATCTGGCAACATCGACTTGAATGAGCCTGATGTGAAGTCTGCGACTTTGGATGTTGCATATTTAGCCCTAAGCAATGACTTTGGCGTGAAAATAACTAACGGGCGAATCAGCGGCGAATAAACCTGCCAGCGCAATAAGTGGAAGTACGACGCAGGAGTAGATGGCATTGCAACAGTGATGTTGTCTTGCGCGCATAGTTGCAGGAATCGCTCAACGCGAGCCGATGAATGGTCTGGGCCTTGACCTTCGTATCCATGGGGGAGCAACATTGTTAGGTCGCTTCGCTGAGCCCATTTTTGTTCACCAGAGGTAATGAATTCATCGATGATGGTTTGCGCGCCATTCACGAAGTCACCAAACTGCGCTTCCCACATAACTAACGCATCTGGTCGGATAACTGAGTAGCCGTATTCAAAACCTAAGGCGGCAAATTCACTAAGCAATGAGTCATAGACCGATAACTTTGCGTCACCTTCGTAGCACCGCTTCAAGGGCTTGTATTGCCAGCCAGTTTCTTTGTCGACAATTACCGCATGGCGATGACCAAATGTTCCGCGACGACTGTCTTGGCCGGCCAGGCGGATCGTCTTTCCTTCGGTTAGCAAAGACCCAAAGGCGAGTGCCTCGCCCATGCCCCAATCAATGGTGTCCGCGGCAATCATTTCGGCCCGCCGCTGCAATTGTGGGGCCAACCGTGGATGGACCGTGAAGCCTTCTGGCATTTCGAGTTGACTTGCGACAACTCGATCTATTACCTGCTTAGTAATGGCAGTAGGAACTTCGCTTGGCGGTTGTTGCGGAGCCAAAGTTTGTTGACCAGTTGCAATGACCTCGCTCACTTCAGAGCTGAAGTCCTCGTGAGATGAAGACTTAGTTTCTTGGAAAACTAGCTCAAGCTGGTCTTGATAGTGCTTTACAACTTCATCAGCTTCTTCGCTGCTGATGTCACCGCGACCAATAAGTGCTTCGGTGTAAAGTTTGCGAGTAGAGCGCTTGTTATCAATAATTTCGTACATCAATGGCTGTGTTAAGGAAGGATCGTCCGCCTCATTATGGCCGCGACGTCTATAGCAGACCAGGTCAATCACAACATCCTTGTGGAATGCTTGGCGGAAGTCATATGCCAGTTGGGCAACCCAAATAACAGCTTCTGGATCATCGCCATTTACATGTAGCACAGGGGACTGAACCATGCGCGCCACATCCGAGGCATAAACACTCGAGCGACTGTACTTCGGTGAAGTGGTAAAGCCAACTTGGTTATTGATAATGAGGTGGATTGTGCCACCCACTCGATAGCCCTGAAGTTGACTGAACTGCAAGGTTTCAGCCACAACCCCTTGGCCAGCAAATGCCGCGTCACCGTGCATCAAAATTGGCAAAACAGAGTACTCGTTTTTACCTAACCTATCTTGCTTGGCTCGAACAATACCCTCAAGCACCGGATTAACCGCTTCAAGGTGTGAAGGATTGGCTGCCAGATAAACATCCACTGCTTTACCAGATGCGCTTTCAAAGCGACCTTCGGTACCTAGGTGGTATTTGACATCGCCAGAGCCTTGGACCGATTCCAGACCATAGTTTCCTTCAAACTCATTGAAGATACGTCCGTAACTCTTGCCGGCAATGTTAGCTAATACATTTAGTCGGCCACGGTGTGGCATGCCAATACAAACTTCATGTAATTGGTCTTCAGCGGCTGACTGGAGAATTTGATCAATTAGCGGGATAGTACTCTCGCCGCCTTCGAGGCTGAATCGCTTTTGGCCAACGAATTTGGTTTGTAGGAAAGTTTCAAAAGCTTCGGCTTCGTTTAGTTTGCGCAAAATTCGCAGTTGTTCTTGGCGGTCCAATTTGGCGTGCGCCCGCTCGAATCTCTCTTGGATCCATTTGCGTTGCTCAGGATCTTGGATGTGCATGTATTCGACGCCTATTGTTCGGCAATATGCGTCTCGAAGGATGCCCAAAATTTCGCGAAGCTTTGCAAAGGGTTTACCGCCGAACCCGCCAGTAGCAAATTCTCGATCTAGATCCCAAAGAGTAAGTCCGTGACTTTGAATGTCCAAATCGGGATG
The Actinomycetota bacterium genome window above contains:
- a CDS encoding multifunctional oxoglutarate decarboxylase/oxoglutarate dehydrogenase thiamine pyrophosphate-binding subunit/dihydrolipoyllysine-residue succinyltransferase subunit translates to MSNQTSSPFGANDWLVDELYQQYLEDKQSVDSAWWSFFETYDPQNPAAPVATVTNEQKSVSTKGAPTNPVAAQTTSIPEPSVAKVEVPVRSIPRDEQTKVAPAASVAVEVGPEKLKGPAARVVTNMEASLSVPTATSVRAIPAKLLIDNRIVMNNHLARARGGKVSFTHLIGYAVVRALSEMPDMNVSYTTIDDKPAILRNQQVNMGLAIDLAKPDGTRQLMVPAIKSAEHMDFAEFWHAYDAILKKARKGELTVEDFQGITVSLTNPGTIGTVHSVPRLMPGQGLIIAVGAMDYPAEWQGASQETITRNAISKILTLTSTYDHRVIQGAQSGDFLRRVHELLLGADNFYDDIFHSLRIPYVPIRWAEDIAATRDDVLDKTARVQQMIHAYRVRGHLMADVDPLTYEARTHPDLDIQSHGLTLWDLDREFATGGFGGKPFAKLREILGILRDAYCRTIGVEYMHIQDPEQRKWIQERFERAHAKLDRQEQLRILRKLNEAEAFETFLQTKFVGQKRFSLEGGESTIPLIDQILQSAAEDQLHEVCIGMPHRGRLNVLANIAGKSYGRIFNEFEGNYGLESVQGSGDVKYHLGTEGRFESASGKAVDVYLAANPSHLEAVNPVLEGIVRAKQDRLGKNEYSVLPILMHGDAAFAGQGVVAETLQFSQLQGYRVGGTIHLIINNQVGFTTSPKYSRSSVYASDVARMVQSPVLHVNGDDPEAVIWVAQLAYDFRQAFHKDVVIDLVCYRRRGHNEADDPSLTQPLMYEIIDNKRSTRKLYTEALIGRGDISSEEADEVVKHYQDQLELVFQETKSSSHEDFSSEVSEVIATGQQTLAPQQPPSEVPTAITKQVIDRVVASQLEMPEGFTVHPRLAPQLQRRAEMIAADTIDWGMGEALAFGSLLTEGKTIRLAGQDSRRGTFGHRHAVIVDKETGWQYKPLKRCYEGDAKLSVYDSLLSEFAALGFEYGYSVIRPDALVMWEAQFGDFVNGAQTIIDEFITSGEQKWAQRSDLTMLLPHGYEGQGPDHSSARVERFLQLCAQDNITVAMPSTPASYFHLLRWQVYSPLIRPLVIFTPKSLLRAKYATSKVADFTSGSFKSMLPDTSVDKSVVTTVLLCSGKVYYDLIAEREKLGRKDVAIIRLERLYPLPQITLPPEIASFPNLKEVRWVQEEPRNQGAGGFMLLNLPPVINRTLTLVSRPSSSSPAVGSHHRHEVEQAALVSQAFE